One part of the Prunus persica cultivar Lovell chromosome G5, Prunus_persica_NCBIv2, whole genome shotgun sequence genome encodes these proteins:
- the LOC18776219 gene encoding probable alpha-mannosidase At5g13980 isoform X2: MALEACFRLLLLLLLFLIAEPKYVQYNTTSRLVPGKLNVHLVPHTHDDVGWLKTVDQYYVGSNNSIQGACVQNVLDSLVPALLADKNRKFIYVEQAFFQRWWREQSEGTQNTVRRLVNNGQLELINGGMCMHDEAAPHYIDMIDQTTLGHQFIKEEFNMTPRIGWQIDPFGHSAVQAYLLGAEAGFDSLFFARIDYQDREKRKNEKSLEVVWRGSKSLGSSAQIFAGAFPKNYEPPTDNFYFEVNDESPIVQDDMDLFDYNVPDRVNEFVSAAISQANITRTNHIMWTMGTDFKYQYANSWFRQMDKFIHYVNQDGRVNALYSTPSIYTDAKYAANESWPIKSDDFFPYADKVNAYWTGYFTSRPAIKGYVRALSGYYLAARQLEFFKGMSKSRPNTDSLADALAIAQHHDAVSGTEKQHVADDYAKRLSIGYNEAEKVVAESLACMTESRSEAGCKSPSTKFQQCPLLNISYCPPSEADLSNGKSLVIVVYNSLGWKREDIIKIPVVSANVTVRDFTGKEIESQLLPLLNASVGIRNDHVRAYLGISPSVTPSYWLTFSATVPPLGFSTYIVSSATQTATSSARRTVYKSEASQNDTIEVGPGNLKLIYSGNKGKLTQYFNSRSSVKESIEQSFSYYAGDDGSVDKQADGAYIFRPNGTYPIQSEGQDHLTVLRGPLLDEVHQRINSWIYQVTRVYKEKEHAEIEFTVGPIPIGDGIGKEIVTKITTSMETNKTFYTDSNGRDFIERIRDYRKDWDLQVNQPVAGNYYPINLGIYAKDNNTEMSVLVDRSVGGSSIVDGQLELMVHRRLLHDDDRGVEEPLNETVCIQDICKGLTITGKYYLRLDPLGEGAKWRRSFGQEIYSPFLLAFTEQEGDNWTSSHVTTFSWMDPSYVLPDNVAIITLQELEDGKLLFRLAHLYEIEEDKDLSVMASVELKKVFADKKINKVAEMSLSANQERAEMEKKRLTWKVEGSSEEEDAAKVMRGGPVDPTKLVVDVAPMEIRTFIIDFYSKH, translated from the exons ATGGCGCTTGAAGCTTGCTTTCGGCTGCTCTTGCtactgcttctgtttctaattGCAGAACCCAAGTACGTGCAGTACAATACGACGTCGCGCCTCGTCCCCGGGAAGCTCAACGTTCATTTAGTCCCTCACACCCACGACGACGTCGGATGGTTGAAGACCGTTGACCAGTACTATGTTGGCTCTAACAATTCCATTCAG GGAGCTTGTGTTCAAAACGTGCTGGATTCTTTGGTTCCCGCATTGCTGGCCGATAAGAACCGCAAGTTCATATATGTTGAGCAG GCGTTTTTTCAACGTTGGTGGAGAGAGCAGAGTGAGGGAACCCAGAACACGGTCAGGCGGCTAGTCAACAATGGTCAACTGGAACTCAT AAATGGGGGGATGTGCATGCATGATGAGGCTGCTCCTCATTACATCGATATGATCGATCAGACGACCCTCGGGCATCAATTTATTAAAGAAGAATTCAATATGACTCCAAGAATTGGCTGGCAAATCGACCCATTTGGACATTCTGCAGTGCAGGCTTACCTTTTGGGGGCCGAG GCTGGATTTGACTCTCTTTTCTTTGCGCGAATCGACTACCAAGACAGAGAGAAACGGAAAAATGAGAAAAGCCTTGAGGTTGTCTGGAGGGGTTCTAAGAGTCTCGGTTCATCTGCACAG ATTTTTGCTGGTGCATTCCCTAAGAATTATGAACCTCCTACTGATAATTTCTACTTTGAAGTTAATGACGAATCCCCTATTGTGCAA GATGATATGGATCTGTTTGACTACAATGTGCCCGATCGCGTTAATGAGTTTGTATCTGCTGCAATATCACAA GCAAACATTACTCGTACAAATCATATCATGTGGACCATGGGAACGGACTTCAAGTATCAGTATGCTAATTCATGGTTCAGGCAGATGGATAAGTTCATTCATTATGTGAATCAA GATGGACGTGTCAATGCCCTATACTCAACCCCATCAATATACACTGATGCCAAGTATGCAGCAAATGAATCCTGGCCGATCAAGAGTGACGACTTCTTTCC ATATGCTGACAAAGTGAATGCTTACTGGACTGGATATTTTACAAGCAGGCCAGCCATAAAAGGCTATGTTAGAGCTTTGAGCGGCTACTATTTG GCAGCAAGACAATTGGAGTTTTTTAAGGGAATGAGTAAATCGAGGCCTAACACAGATTCTTTGGCTGATGCATTAGCAATTGCTCAACATCATGATGCAGTTAGTGGCACAGAGAAACAGCATGTGGCTGATGACTATGCAAAACGACTTTCAATAGGTTACAATGAG GCTGAGAAGGTTGTTGCAGAATCACTTGCTTGCATGACAGAGTCGAGATCAGAAGCTGGCTGCAAGAGTCCATCAACTAAGTTTCAACAg TGTCCACTTCTGAATATTAGCTATTGTCCCCCATCAGAAGCTGATCTGTCAAATGGGAAATCGCTG GTTATTGTTGTCTATAACTCTCTTGGATGGAAGAGAGAGGATATCATCAAGATTCCT GTTGTCAGTGCAAATGTCACTGTAAGGGACTTTAcaggaaaagaaattgaatCACAACTCCTACCTCTGCTTAATGCGTCAGTCGGCATAAGAAATGACCATGTTAGGGCATATCTGGGAATATCTCCAAGTGTGACCCCAAGTTATTGGCTTACATTTTCAGCAACTGTACCACCTCTTGGTTTTAGCACTTACATTGTCTCAAGTGCCACACAGACAG CTACTAGTTCAGCGAGACGAACAGTATACAAGTCAGAAGCAAGTCAAAATGATACCATAGAAGTTGGGCCAGGAAACTTGAAACTTATTTATTCTGGAAATAAAGGGAAACTTACTCAATACTTTAACAGTAGAAGCTCG GTCAAAGAGTCAATAGAACAATCATTCAGCTATTACGCTGGAGATGATGGAAGTGTGGATAAACAG GCTGATGGAGCATACATCTTCCGCCCTAATGGTACATATCCCATCCAGTCTGAAGGACAG GATCATTTAACTGTTCTGAGGGGACCATTGCTAGATGAAGTACATCAGAGGATCAACTCTTGGATATATCAG GTCACTAGAGTGTACAAGGAAAAAGAGCATGCTGAGATTGAATTTACA GTTGGGCCTATACCAATTGGTGATGGAATTGGAAAAGAGATTGTAACTAAGATTACAACCAGCATGGAAACTAACAAAACATTCTACACAGATTCCAACGGGCGTGATTTTATTGAAAGA ATTCGAGACTATAGAAAAGACTGGGACTTGCAAGTGAATCAACCTGTTGCAGGAAATTATTATCcg ATTAACCTCGGAATCTATGCGAAAGATAACAACACAGAGATGTCAGTACTAGTAGATAGATCTGTAGGTGGATCCAGCATTGTGGATGGGCAATTGGAACTGATGGTTCACAG GAGGTTGCTCCATGATGATGACAGAGGTGTTGAAGAACCACTAAATGAAACTGTGTGCATTCAAGATATTTGCAAAGGACTAACA ATCACGGGAAAGTACTATCTCAGACTCGATCCTCTAGGAGAGGGTGCTAAATGGCGTCGATCATTTGGTCAGGAGATATATTCTCCATTTCTTTTAGCCTTTACAGAACAG GAAGGAGATAACTGGACAAGTTCTCATGTGACAACCTTTTCATGGATGGATCCTTCCTACGTTTTACCTGATAATGTTGCAATAATAACCCTCCAG GAGCTGGAGGATGGGAAACTTCTGTTTCGTCTCGCACATTTATACGAG ATTGAAGAGGATAAGGATCTTTCAGTTATGGCAAGTGTAGAGCTCAAAAAGGTGTTTGCAGATAAGAAG ATAAACAAAGTGGCAGAAATGAGTTTATCTGCTAACCAAGAAAGAGCagagatggagaagaagagactGACGTGGAAAGTGGAAGGCTcctctgaagaagaagatgcgGCCAAAGTGATGAGGGGAGGGCCTGTTGATCCAACAAAGCTGGTGGTGGATGTTGCTCCAATGGAAATTCGAACATTCATCATCGACTTCTATTCCAAGCATTAG
- the LOC18776219 gene encoding probable alpha-mannosidase At5g13980 isoform X3, protein MCMHDEAAPHYIDMIDQTTLGHQFIKEEFNMTPRIGWQIDPFGHSAVQAYLLGAEAGFDSLFFARIDYQDREKRKNEKSLEVVWRGSKSLGSSAQIFAGAFPKNYEPPTDNFYFEVNDESPIVQDDMDLFDYNVPDRVNEFVSAAISQANITRTNHIMWTMGTDFKYQYANSWFRQMDKFIHYVNQDGRVNALYSTPSIYTDAKYAANESWPIKSDDFFPYADKVNAYWTGYFTSRPAIKGYVRALSGYYLAARQLEFFKGMSKSRPNTDSLADALAIAQHHDAVSGTEKQHVADDYAKRLSIGYNEAEKVVAESLACMTESRSEAGCKSPSTKFQQCPLLNISYCPPSEADLSNGKSLVIVVYNSLGWKREDIIKIPVVSANVTVRDFTGKEIESQLLPLLNASVGIRNDHVRAYLGISPSVTPSYWLTFSATVPPLGFSTYIVSSATQTATSSARRTVYKSEASQNDTIEVGPGNLKLIYSGNKGKLTQYFNSRSSVKESIEQSFSYYAGDDGSVDKQADGAYIFRPNGTYPIQSEGQKLQDHLTVLRGPLLDEVHQRINSWIYQVTRVYKEKEHAEIEFTVGPIPIGDGIGKEIVTKITTSMETNKTFYTDSNGRDFIERIRDYRKDWDLQVNQPVAGNYYPINLGIYAKDNNTEMSVLVDRSVGGSSIVDGQLELMVHRRLLHDDDRGVEEPLNETVCIQDICKGLTITGKYYLRLDPLGEGAKWRRSFGQEIYSPFLLAFTEQEGDNWTSSHVTTFSWMDPSYVLPDNVAIITLQELEDGKLLFRLAHLYEIEEDKDLSVMASVELKKVFADKKINKVAEMSLSANQERAEMEKKRLTWKVEGSSEEEDAAKVMRGGPVDPTKLVVDVAPMEIRTFIIDFYSKH, encoded by the exons ATGTGCATGCATGATGAGGCTGCTCCTCATTACATCGATATGATCGATCAGACGACCCTCGGGCATCAATTTATTAAAGAAGAATTCAATATGACTCCAAGAATTGGCTGGCAAATCGACCCATTTGGACATTCTGCAGTGCAGGCTTACCTTTTGGGGGCCGAG GCTGGATTTGACTCTCTTTTCTTTGCGCGAATCGACTACCAAGACAGAGAGAAACGGAAAAATGAGAAAAGCCTTGAGGTTGTCTGGAGGGGTTCTAAGAGTCTCGGTTCATCTGCACAG ATTTTTGCTGGTGCATTCCCTAAGAATTATGAACCTCCTACTGATAATTTCTACTTTGAAGTTAATGACGAATCCCCTATTGTGCAA GATGATATGGATCTGTTTGACTACAATGTGCCCGATCGCGTTAATGAGTTTGTATCTGCTGCAATATCACAA GCAAACATTACTCGTACAAATCATATCATGTGGACCATGGGAACGGACTTCAAGTATCAGTATGCTAATTCATGGTTCAGGCAGATGGATAAGTTCATTCATTATGTGAATCAA GATGGACGTGTCAATGCCCTATACTCAACCCCATCAATATACACTGATGCCAAGTATGCAGCAAATGAATCCTGGCCGATCAAGAGTGACGACTTCTTTCC ATATGCTGACAAAGTGAATGCTTACTGGACTGGATATTTTACAAGCAGGCCAGCCATAAAAGGCTATGTTAGAGCTTTGAGCGGCTACTATTTG GCAGCAAGACAATTGGAGTTTTTTAAGGGAATGAGTAAATCGAGGCCTAACACAGATTCTTTGGCTGATGCATTAGCAATTGCTCAACATCATGATGCAGTTAGTGGCACAGAGAAACAGCATGTGGCTGATGACTATGCAAAACGACTTTCAATAGGTTACAATGAG GCTGAGAAGGTTGTTGCAGAATCACTTGCTTGCATGACAGAGTCGAGATCAGAAGCTGGCTGCAAGAGTCCATCAACTAAGTTTCAACAg TGTCCACTTCTGAATATTAGCTATTGTCCCCCATCAGAAGCTGATCTGTCAAATGGGAAATCGCTG GTTATTGTTGTCTATAACTCTCTTGGATGGAAGAGAGAGGATATCATCAAGATTCCT GTTGTCAGTGCAAATGTCACTGTAAGGGACTTTAcaggaaaagaaattgaatCACAACTCCTACCTCTGCTTAATGCGTCAGTCGGCATAAGAAATGACCATGTTAGGGCATATCTGGGAATATCTCCAAGTGTGACCCCAAGTTATTGGCTTACATTTTCAGCAACTGTACCACCTCTTGGTTTTAGCACTTACATTGTCTCAAGTGCCACACAGACAG CTACTAGTTCAGCGAGACGAACAGTATACAAGTCAGAAGCAAGTCAAAATGATACCATAGAAGTTGGGCCAGGAAACTTGAAACTTATTTATTCTGGAAATAAAGGGAAACTTACTCAATACTTTAACAGTAGAAGCTCG GTCAAAGAGTCAATAGAACAATCATTCAGCTATTACGCTGGAGATGATGGAAGTGTGGATAAACAG GCTGATGGAGCATACATCTTCCGCCCTAATGGTACATATCCCATCCAGTCTGAAGGACAG AAATTGCAGGATCATTTAACTGTTCTGAGGGGACCATTGCTAGATGAAGTACATCAGAGGATCAACTCTTGGATATATCAG GTCACTAGAGTGTACAAGGAAAAAGAGCATGCTGAGATTGAATTTACA GTTGGGCCTATACCAATTGGTGATGGAATTGGAAAAGAGATTGTAACTAAGATTACAACCAGCATGGAAACTAACAAAACATTCTACACAGATTCCAACGGGCGTGATTTTATTGAAAGA ATTCGAGACTATAGAAAAGACTGGGACTTGCAAGTGAATCAACCTGTTGCAGGAAATTATTATCcg ATTAACCTCGGAATCTATGCGAAAGATAACAACACAGAGATGTCAGTACTAGTAGATAGATCTGTAGGTGGATCCAGCATTGTGGATGGGCAATTGGAACTGATGGTTCACAG GAGGTTGCTCCATGATGATGACAGAGGTGTTGAAGAACCACTAAATGAAACTGTGTGCATTCAAGATATTTGCAAAGGACTAACA ATCACGGGAAAGTACTATCTCAGACTCGATCCTCTAGGAGAGGGTGCTAAATGGCGTCGATCATTTGGTCAGGAGATATATTCTCCATTTCTTTTAGCCTTTACAGAACAG GAAGGAGATAACTGGACAAGTTCTCATGTGACAACCTTTTCATGGATGGATCCTTCCTACGTTTTACCTGATAATGTTGCAATAATAACCCTCCAG GAGCTGGAGGATGGGAAACTTCTGTTTCGTCTCGCACATTTATACGAG ATTGAAGAGGATAAGGATCTTTCAGTTATGGCAAGTGTAGAGCTCAAAAAGGTGTTTGCAGATAAGAAG ATAAACAAAGTGGCAGAAATGAGTTTATCTGCTAACCAAGAAAGAGCagagatggagaagaagagactGACGTGGAAAGTGGAAGGCTcctctgaagaagaagatgcgGCCAAAGTGATGAGGGGAGGGCCTGTTGATCCAACAAAGCTGGTGGTGGATGTTGCTCCAATGGAAATTCGAACATTCATCATCGACTTCTATTCCAAGCATTAG
- the LOC18776219 gene encoding probable alpha-mannosidase At5g13980 isoform X1 gives MALEACFRLLLLLLLFLIAEPKYVQYNTTSRLVPGKLNVHLVPHTHDDVGWLKTVDQYYVGSNNSIQGACVQNVLDSLVPALLADKNRKFIYVEQAFFQRWWREQSEGTQNTVRRLVNNGQLELINGGMCMHDEAAPHYIDMIDQTTLGHQFIKEEFNMTPRIGWQIDPFGHSAVQAYLLGAEAGFDSLFFARIDYQDREKRKNEKSLEVVWRGSKSLGSSAQIFAGAFPKNYEPPTDNFYFEVNDESPIVQDDMDLFDYNVPDRVNEFVSAAISQANITRTNHIMWTMGTDFKYQYANSWFRQMDKFIHYVNQDGRVNALYSTPSIYTDAKYAANESWPIKSDDFFPYADKVNAYWTGYFTSRPAIKGYVRALSGYYLAARQLEFFKGMSKSRPNTDSLADALAIAQHHDAVSGTEKQHVADDYAKRLSIGYNEAEKVVAESLACMTESRSEAGCKSPSTKFQQCPLLNISYCPPSEADLSNGKSLVIVVYNSLGWKREDIIKIPVVSANVTVRDFTGKEIESQLLPLLNASVGIRNDHVRAYLGISPSVTPSYWLTFSATVPPLGFSTYIVSSATQTATSSARRTVYKSEASQNDTIEVGPGNLKLIYSGNKGKLTQYFNSRSSVKESIEQSFSYYAGDDGSVDKQADGAYIFRPNGTYPIQSEGQKLQDHLTVLRGPLLDEVHQRINSWIYQVTRVYKEKEHAEIEFTVGPIPIGDGIGKEIVTKITTSMETNKTFYTDSNGRDFIERIRDYRKDWDLQVNQPVAGNYYPINLGIYAKDNNTEMSVLVDRSVGGSSIVDGQLELMVHRRLLHDDDRGVEEPLNETVCIQDICKGLTITGKYYLRLDPLGEGAKWRRSFGQEIYSPFLLAFTEQEGDNWTSSHVTTFSWMDPSYVLPDNVAIITLQELEDGKLLFRLAHLYEIEEDKDLSVMASVELKKVFADKKINKVAEMSLSANQERAEMEKKRLTWKVEGSSEEEDAAKVMRGGPVDPTKLVVDVAPMEIRTFIIDFYSKH, from the exons ATGGCGCTTGAAGCTTGCTTTCGGCTGCTCTTGCtactgcttctgtttctaattGCAGAACCCAAGTACGTGCAGTACAATACGACGTCGCGCCTCGTCCCCGGGAAGCTCAACGTTCATTTAGTCCCTCACACCCACGACGACGTCGGATGGTTGAAGACCGTTGACCAGTACTATGTTGGCTCTAACAATTCCATTCAG GGAGCTTGTGTTCAAAACGTGCTGGATTCTTTGGTTCCCGCATTGCTGGCCGATAAGAACCGCAAGTTCATATATGTTGAGCAG GCGTTTTTTCAACGTTGGTGGAGAGAGCAGAGTGAGGGAACCCAGAACACGGTCAGGCGGCTAGTCAACAATGGTCAACTGGAACTCAT AAATGGGGGGATGTGCATGCATGATGAGGCTGCTCCTCATTACATCGATATGATCGATCAGACGACCCTCGGGCATCAATTTATTAAAGAAGAATTCAATATGACTCCAAGAATTGGCTGGCAAATCGACCCATTTGGACATTCTGCAGTGCAGGCTTACCTTTTGGGGGCCGAG GCTGGATTTGACTCTCTTTTCTTTGCGCGAATCGACTACCAAGACAGAGAGAAACGGAAAAATGAGAAAAGCCTTGAGGTTGTCTGGAGGGGTTCTAAGAGTCTCGGTTCATCTGCACAG ATTTTTGCTGGTGCATTCCCTAAGAATTATGAACCTCCTACTGATAATTTCTACTTTGAAGTTAATGACGAATCCCCTATTGTGCAA GATGATATGGATCTGTTTGACTACAATGTGCCCGATCGCGTTAATGAGTTTGTATCTGCTGCAATATCACAA GCAAACATTACTCGTACAAATCATATCATGTGGACCATGGGAACGGACTTCAAGTATCAGTATGCTAATTCATGGTTCAGGCAGATGGATAAGTTCATTCATTATGTGAATCAA GATGGACGTGTCAATGCCCTATACTCAACCCCATCAATATACACTGATGCCAAGTATGCAGCAAATGAATCCTGGCCGATCAAGAGTGACGACTTCTTTCC ATATGCTGACAAAGTGAATGCTTACTGGACTGGATATTTTACAAGCAGGCCAGCCATAAAAGGCTATGTTAGAGCTTTGAGCGGCTACTATTTG GCAGCAAGACAATTGGAGTTTTTTAAGGGAATGAGTAAATCGAGGCCTAACACAGATTCTTTGGCTGATGCATTAGCAATTGCTCAACATCATGATGCAGTTAGTGGCACAGAGAAACAGCATGTGGCTGATGACTATGCAAAACGACTTTCAATAGGTTACAATGAG GCTGAGAAGGTTGTTGCAGAATCACTTGCTTGCATGACAGAGTCGAGATCAGAAGCTGGCTGCAAGAGTCCATCAACTAAGTTTCAACAg TGTCCACTTCTGAATATTAGCTATTGTCCCCCATCAGAAGCTGATCTGTCAAATGGGAAATCGCTG GTTATTGTTGTCTATAACTCTCTTGGATGGAAGAGAGAGGATATCATCAAGATTCCT GTTGTCAGTGCAAATGTCACTGTAAGGGACTTTAcaggaaaagaaattgaatCACAACTCCTACCTCTGCTTAATGCGTCAGTCGGCATAAGAAATGACCATGTTAGGGCATATCTGGGAATATCTCCAAGTGTGACCCCAAGTTATTGGCTTACATTTTCAGCAACTGTACCACCTCTTGGTTTTAGCACTTACATTGTCTCAAGTGCCACACAGACAG CTACTAGTTCAGCGAGACGAACAGTATACAAGTCAGAAGCAAGTCAAAATGATACCATAGAAGTTGGGCCAGGAAACTTGAAACTTATTTATTCTGGAAATAAAGGGAAACTTACTCAATACTTTAACAGTAGAAGCTCG GTCAAAGAGTCAATAGAACAATCATTCAGCTATTACGCTGGAGATGATGGAAGTGTGGATAAACAG GCTGATGGAGCATACATCTTCCGCCCTAATGGTACATATCCCATCCAGTCTGAAGGACAG AAATTGCAGGATCATTTAACTGTTCTGAGGGGACCATTGCTAGATGAAGTACATCAGAGGATCAACTCTTGGATATATCAG GTCACTAGAGTGTACAAGGAAAAAGAGCATGCTGAGATTGAATTTACA GTTGGGCCTATACCAATTGGTGATGGAATTGGAAAAGAGATTGTAACTAAGATTACAACCAGCATGGAAACTAACAAAACATTCTACACAGATTCCAACGGGCGTGATTTTATTGAAAGA ATTCGAGACTATAGAAAAGACTGGGACTTGCAAGTGAATCAACCTGTTGCAGGAAATTATTATCcg ATTAACCTCGGAATCTATGCGAAAGATAACAACACAGAGATGTCAGTACTAGTAGATAGATCTGTAGGTGGATCCAGCATTGTGGATGGGCAATTGGAACTGATGGTTCACAG GAGGTTGCTCCATGATGATGACAGAGGTGTTGAAGAACCACTAAATGAAACTGTGTGCATTCAAGATATTTGCAAAGGACTAACA ATCACGGGAAAGTACTATCTCAGACTCGATCCTCTAGGAGAGGGTGCTAAATGGCGTCGATCATTTGGTCAGGAGATATATTCTCCATTTCTTTTAGCCTTTACAGAACAG GAAGGAGATAACTGGACAAGTTCTCATGTGACAACCTTTTCATGGATGGATCCTTCCTACGTTTTACCTGATAATGTTGCAATAATAACCCTCCAG GAGCTGGAGGATGGGAAACTTCTGTTTCGTCTCGCACATTTATACGAG ATTGAAGAGGATAAGGATCTTTCAGTTATGGCAAGTGTAGAGCTCAAAAAGGTGTTTGCAGATAAGAAG ATAAACAAAGTGGCAGAAATGAGTTTATCTGCTAACCAAGAAAGAGCagagatggagaagaagagactGACGTGGAAAGTGGAAGGCTcctctgaagaagaagatgcgGCCAAAGTGATGAGGGGAGGGCCTGTTGATCCAACAAAGCTGGTGGTGGATGTTGCTCCAATGGAAATTCGAACATTCATCATCGACTTCTATTCCAAGCATTAG
- the LOC18777226 gene encoding signal recognition particle subunit SRP68, with the protein MGKDSQASSAMEIDDLKSNSSDQIAPKFSINVLQLLKSAQMQHGLRHGDYTRYRRYCTARLRRLYKSLKFTHGRGKYTRRAITESTVTEVRFLHVVLYTAERAWSHAMEKRQVLDGPNARQRIYLIGRLRKAVKWATLFAQLCAIKGDSRTSLEAEAYASFMKGSLLFEQDQNWDTALMNFKSARAVYEELAKYGDLESQVLCRERVEELEPSIRYCLHKVGESNLQASELLQIGEMEGPALDLFKAKLEAVMAEARSQQAASMTEFHWLGHRFPISNPKTRVSILKAQELEKDVLGSSANSLPPEKKLGIFDKIFTAYHEARSCIRNDLASAGNSENVKDDLNGLDKAVSAVLGQRTIERNQLLVNNAKSKLTKRRDDKNEKATKPEELVRLYDLLLQNTSDLSDLVSSGRDRKPEEVAFTEDCELKSLAFRAERCFFLGRSYSLAGKRVEAYALYCHARSLAETALQKFQAVNNGDQMIIEELKILYDECRSNSCIEHATGIMEELKAPENLSKKISSINLTGVDKKVEKFLLEKLDVYESAVGESNVKSAPRIEAFPPSFQSITRNPIVLDLAYNHIDFPSLQHRMRKDKSGFLSRFWG; encoded by the exons ATGGGGAAAGATAGCCAGGCGTCGTCGGCTATGGAAATCGACGACCTCAAGTCAAACAGCTCCGATCAGATCGCCCCTAAATTCTCCATTAACG TGTTGCAGCTCTTGAAATCTGCTCAGATGCAGCATGGTTTGCGCCACGGCGATTACACTCGCTATCG gAGGTATTGCACTGCTCGGTTGAGGAGGTTGTATAAGTCATTGAAGTTCACTCATGGCCGTGGTAAATACACCCGCAGAGCCATAACTGAATCTACTGTCACTGAAGTGag GTTTCTTCATGTTGTTCTTTATACGGCGGAGAGAGCTTGGAGCCATGCCATGGAAAAAAGACAGGTTCTGGATGGTCCAAATGCTCGTCAACGGATCTATCTAATTGGTAGGCTGAGGAAGGCGGTAAAATGGGCTACTCTCTTTGCACAGTTGTGTGCAATCAAAGGAGATTCCAGAACTTCTTTAGAAGCTGAG GCTTATGCCTCCTTTATGAAAGGGAGCTTGCTGTTTGAACAAGATCAAAATTGGGACACAGCATTaatgaatttcaaaagtgCCAG GGCTGTTTATGAGGAACTTGCGAAATATGGAGACCTGGAGAGTCAAGTTTTGTGCCGTGAGCGTGTTGAAGAATTAGAACCTAGTATTCGATACTGCCTACACAAGGTTGGAGAGTCAAATCTACAAGCCTCCGAACTTCTACAAATTGGTGAGATGGAAGGACCTGCTCTTGACCTCTTCAAGGCTAAATTGGAG GCTGTTATGGCTGAGGCAAGATCTCAACAGGCTGCCTCCATGACAGAGTTTCATTGGCTTGGTCATAGATTTCCAATATCGAATCCAAAAACTcgagtttccattttaaaag CTCAAGAATTGGAGAAAGATGTACTTGGTTCATCAGCTAATTCACTCCCACCAGAGAAAAAACTAGGCATTTTTGACAAAATCTTTACTGCATACCATGAGGCAAGGAGCTGCATTCGCAATGACTTG GCCAGTGCAGGTAATTCTGAAAATGTGAAGGATGACCTGAATGGCCTCGACAAAGCTGTTAGTGCTGTTTTAGGACAACGAACTATTGAGCGCAACCAACTGTTAGTTAACAATGCAAAGAGTAAACTCACCAAACGACGTGATGACAAAAACGAGAAAGCTACTAAGCCTGAAGAGCTCGTTCGGTTATATGATCTCTTATTACAG AATACATCTGATCTTTCAGATTTAGTCAGTTCTGGAAGGGATAGAAAACCAGAAGAAGTAGCATTCACGGAAGATTGTGAACTTAAAAGTTTGGCTTTCCGAGCAGaaag GTGTTTCTTTTTGGGAAGATCATACAGCTTGGCTGGTAAGAGGGTAGAAGCATATGCATTGTACTGCCATGCCCGCTCTCTTGCCGAGACTGCCCTACAGAAATTCCAAGCTGTGAATAATGGTGATCAG ATGATCATCGAAGAGTTGAAGATattgtatgatgagtgcaGATCTAACAGTTGTATAGAGCATGCCACCGGGATCATGGAGGAGCTGAAGGCTCCCGAGAATCTTTCAAAAAAGATATCCAGTATCAATTTAACTGGCGTTGATAAGAAG GTGGAGAAATTCCTCCTTGAGAAACTCGATGTCTATGAGTCTGCAGTTGGTGAATCCAATGTGAAAAGTGCTCCGCGGATTGAAGCTTTCCCTCCTTCGTTTCAATCAATAACTCGCAATCCCATTGTTCTGGACCTTGCCTATAACCACATTGATTTCCCATCTCTTCAACATAGGATGAGGAAAGACAAAAGTGGCTTCCTTAGTAGGTTTTGGGGATGA